ACAAATCTCAATGTTAATCTTcgattttttctagaatagtcttcaatcttcaatcttcaatcgtccctgtttctagcgccattatgtagttgcaggaaatcctacaatacacccctcgtatgattttatcgttgatcagcctatttttaggtttacaatattaattttattgattaatttctgaatacgcttacaaggaaaataaagaaaccaagaatgatctctgctctcaactttctctctcctatttacttatctctcactcaaaaaaagatatctctctcctttacaattcgaatgactatttataaggaaaatacataatggatgacagctaatctatcctttattttcggatatggtttgcgacattctcgcaaccttacaaatgttgacttcgcaagctttcttattttcgcaagactatcacatctttcccatgatatttgctgacgttgttttctgaaactgttctgcgacgctattgtgcaattccattgataatttcgctgagacacaattgttgcgagaatctgatcctacattATTTGTTCCGACGATTAATTTCTTATGCAGTTGGGTATGGAAGATGAAGCTGTGAATATACACGTGGGTTCAAAAAAGAAGGACTCCCAAGAAAACGATGATGATATGTAATTATACTAATTCTTTCATTTCCTTATGGTGAGATGGGTTGGAGCTGCGAATTAAGACTCTGGGAGGAAAGCATTAAAGATTTTGGAAATAGTAGTCTAACCGTGatggatttttatatttattatatatttcCTCGTGTGCTGGAATACTCAACTATTCTTAGGGGGTGTAAACTTTTCCAGGAATTCGTGGTGGATGCTTGGGCTTCGACCGAACAGAACCGTTTAGGATGGATAAGGTTCAATCAGGATAAGCTGCGTACGGATAATTACAGTTCGATAATCAAGATGAAGGAGAATGGGATATCACCGGATCAGGGGGGTACACCGTGTGTTTTTCCGTCTACGCATGCCGGAGGACCAAGGCAGATGCATGAAATCTATCAGGACTCCATGGTAATAACGTGCTATAATCATCATCCGGATATCTTTCTTACCATGATGGAGAATCCAAACTGGACAGAGGTACAAGAAGCACTTTATCCTCATCAAACTGCAACTGACCGTCCAGATTTAGTTGCGCGAGTATTTGAGATGAAAAGAAAAGCGTTGATGGATGAGATAGTTGAAAAGAAGGTGTTTGGGGATGTGGTCGGGTACGTGTATACCATTGAGTTTCAGAAGCGTGGATCGCCTCATATGCATGCActtatatatcttgagaagtcgcAGATACAGTTGACCAGGTAGATAGATACGTGTCAGCCGAATTTCCCGACGAGCAGAGTGACCCGGTCCTGTTTGATACGGTTAGAAAATGCATGGTCCACGGACCCTGTGGTGACAGGAATAAAGATTCTCCTTGCATGAAAAAAGAAAACTGCACCAAACATTATCCAAAGAGCTATAACGATACAACTTGCTTGGACGGAGGTGGGTATTCGGTTTATCGTCGAAGGAATAATGGCGTGGAGGTGGATGTTCACGGTGGGCATAAGGCAACCAACATTGACATTGTACCTTACAACCCGCATTTGCTGCGGATGTTTAATTGCCATATAAACGTCGAGGTATGAGCTGGGATAAGGGCGGTCATGTACATCAACAAGTATATATACAAGGGGTATGACAAAATAACATTTGTAGTTGGATCGGCTGATGAGATACAAATATACATTGACGCAAGGTACATAGGTCCCCCAGAAGCTGTTTGACATCTGTTTGGGTACCGTATGCACAAGGAAATTCCCCACATGGAAAGGTTGGCAATACACCTTAAAGGTATGCAGAGAATTGTATATGAATCCGAAGCATCGACCGAAGGAGTGACACAGATAGCTGAGAATTATAAATCTAAACTGATGGCATACTTTGAGTACTATGATGAGAATCCTGATGCCCCTGCATACACGTATCAAGATTTTCTGCAGCATATGGTGTGGAAAAAAGATATATCTAAATGAGAAGTCAGGAAAAAACAGTTTGTGATAGCTAGGATGTACTTTGTCTCTCTGAATGCTGGTGAATTGTTCTACTTGAGATTGCTATTGACTGTTGTGGCGGGCGCTAGGTCGTTCGAGCATCTGAGGACTGTGAATGGCGTGCTACATCCAACCTATAAAAAAGCCTACGTTGAGCTTGGTTTATTAGAGAGTGACGGTGAATTTTTAAATTTCCTGAGGGAAACTGTTCAGACAGGAAGCCAGATGAGAAACCTCTTTAAGATGATTCTGTCGGATGGCAATCCAGTTGAACCAGAATTTTTATGGAGAGAATTCAAGATGCATATCTGCGATGATTTACATCATGTTATTAAAAGAAAGTATGGCATCCTAGAACCAACAGATGACCAGATTGAAGACTACGGACTTTACCTGATTGATAAATTGTTGCGTGAGGGAGGGAAGGAGATGGCACATTTATGCTCGATGCCTAAGTCTGAGATTGATTTGGATAATCTTTATGAAAACCGTTACATACGCTTGCATATGCAAATGAAGGCAAAAATAGACGCGGATCAACTTAAGCAGAATATAGATAAATTGAATGAGGAGCAGCTTGTGGCTTTCAAAGCAGTCACAGAATCCGTGGAGCGAAGAGACGGGTCTAAATTCTTTCTGAATGGTAGTGCAGGGACAAGAAAGACATTTGTCTACAACGCCATTGCTGCGAGCTGCTGTTTGAAGGGAGATATTGTTTTGACTGTTGCATCGTCCGGTAAATATATCCCATTGCTTAATATTCTATGTTTATAAATCATTTATTATATTGATCTAATTTTGATTATTAAATTGCATTTATTTACATATACCAGGAATAGCTTCCTTGCTTTTGGAGGGAGGCTGTACTGCGCATTCAACATTCAGAATTCCTATAGATATAACAAGCACCAACGTTTGTTCAATAGCTAAACAAAAGGAAGAAGCTAAATTTATAAAACATGCGACTTTGATTATATGGGATGAGGAGTCGATGCAACATAGGAATTGTATTGAGGCGGTAAACAAGTTGCTCCAGGATATTCATGAAAATAAGAAAGATGACTTCGGAGGTGTGACTTTCGTTATGGGAGGAGACTTCAGGCAGACTTTCCCAGTGATGCCGAATGGAGGCCAGGCAGAAATAGTGGGGGTGTGCACCCGGAGATCTTATTTATGGGATAACATAAAGGTTTTGACACTCACCAAGAATATGCGGCTAGATATGCAAGAACCGGAAAATCGAGCGTACGCGGATTTCCTACTCAAGGTAATTATCTTTGTTGTCTCTCCGTACATCTTAGATTCGGTTAATTGGTGATAGTACCTCAGGTAACCATGATAGATTATAGTTGGAGCTTATATTAACACAACTGATTAAACTtcttatcttattttatgttctgCAGGTCGGTTCCGAACTAGTCGACAAAGTTGATCTGCCATCAGCTGTGAACGTATGTAAAACAGAAGAGAGCTAAAAACAAAGATTTATCCCTGCCTCACAAAAACACAAATCTGGAGAGGGGATGAGGAGCGTTACGAACAAGTTTCGGAGGAGGAACTAACTAACGGAATGATTCTCACGGCACGCAATGATGATGTTAATGAGATTAATATCGAGGCACTTAATTTTTTGGACGGAGATACACGCACATATCTAGCAGCTAATAGGTTGACTCCCAAGGAAAGTGGTAGGATCATCAGTCATTTCTCTATTTTcccgatgttcttcattaggatttgatatttctttttgaatattatttccggcattaattgtgggtgattttcgcttcatctctcttctagtcgatcttgaatatgattttgtaatacttctcgatcttctactctgtagtctcatattttccatcctcaattcgtgattttgccttgttagatttgcacgctcttctgcctcatctcttctttcttcatgtattcttcgtctcaacgtttctaacgctccaatttcctcatctccatgaattgttccttcatctgcttcttgatttctctcttcctgtctatggtttccggtttgctgctcttcttctacttcttctgctgaatttgattgccaagtgtgtatactcaacttatcataatctgtattccttccttgtattagtgtttgttgaactggtggttgaatttgattttctccattatttctcattctagtagattctcccatttcacttctttcccttccagcaattctcttgcttcttctaacagtagttggttgttctgatgtatttcttcttctagccatttcttcaatgttaacgaattacaagagattatgtaaaattcttaaccaattactccaaatcttcacaaatctcaatattaatcttcaattttttctagaataatcttcaatgttccctgtttctagcgttattatgtagttgcaggaaatcctacactacacccctcacaagatttcattaacattcaactcattttagattaacagtcttaattttattgatgaatctttgaacaatcttacaagaaaagataaaggaatcaagaataaccactgctctagattttctctctcctatttacttgcttctcaatcagaaaagatctctccttttcctttacaattgagcagctatttatagggaattacatagtggatgacagctaatctgtcctttattttcggatatgacttgcgacattctcgcatccttacaaatgttaatctcgtaaattctctaattttcgcaggaccatcacatttttctcatgatttagctgacgtcgtttattatttcgtttctgaagttattctgtgacactgttgtgttgtgttgttaataatttcgctgaggcattattgctgcgagattctgatcctacaatgctGCTAATGGTAGAGAAGAAATGTTGAATGTAATGCAGAGATAAAAATGGGTTTTTTGTGCTGGAATTGAGAAATTGCAGGTGATGCGGCAATGAGTTTTATAGGGAATAGGCAGTGATGCTCAATGTATTGCAGCCGCATTTGAGTACCTGGGATAGAAGTGGCTGCTGTGTTGAGCCAAGAATTAAGTGAATGATGTTGCAGCTGTTGTTTAAGTTGAGTTGTATGCAGTTGAGAACATGAAATGCAGAATTGCAGCTAAAGTGAACTGGTGGAATATGTAAATGGGTTTGTTGAGAAGAAATGGGTTAGTGTTGTATGAAGTTGAGTTGTACTGTTGTTCATTCATGGTTGTATACATAGAATCGGAAGAAATTGGGGATTGAGAAATTGTTGATGCTGTTGACAAGAAAATCAGGAGGAAATAATCTGTTGctgcttgttagagcatagctcggtcgacctcgcatgcgttgctatataaagcatgtttgtcaatgttagcgatcaaaattatgaatcttgatttctagactattatagctaagtctcggactaggatacaaaagtgtagttgagctcaaggacttcatggcgattcatcatacaacgacgaggatatactcaaggaaccttggaacttcatcaacaaaaaggtatgtggagacttgaacttatctatcactcaaaagtctatctattctatctcctacttcttatgagacaaaaagtcgtatgctatatagactggatcataaacatttgacatttcgagctgagtattcactacttatctttttctcgaaatcgtgtgttggtaaagcgttttgctttgatcaagtttatcttcacctagtgacggaagtcatgaaaagtttcaattactttgagaattgctctgacgtgaaacggtctgtgaataacggctatataacgtcctctgagaatgtctcaatgattggaatgagagtttagattacataaccatgtattccttaatccgaagtttccgaactttgttcattgagagaaaccggaggaattggctttgccaagtccgcgaacccagtttgcgaactcagtccgcgaactgtcggaagttcttgNNNNNNNNNNGAAAGACATTTGTCTACAACGCCATTGCTGCGAGCTGCTGTTTGAAGGGAGATATTGTTTTGACTGTTGCATCGTCCGGTAAATATATCCCATTGCTTAATATTCTATGTTTATAAATCATTTATTATATTGATCTAATTTTGATTATTAAATTGCATTTATTTACATATACCAGGAATAGCTTCCTTGCTTTTGGAGGGAGGCTGTACTGCNNNNNNNNNNTTAGCGATCAAAATtatgaatcttgatttctagactattatagctaagtctcggactaggatacaaaagtgtagttgagctcaaggacttcatggcgattcatcatacaacgacgaggatatactcaaggaaccttggaacttcatcaacaaaaaggtatgtggagacttgaacttatctatcactcaaaagtctatctattctatctcctacttcttatgagacaaaaagtcgtatgctatatagactggatcataaacatttgacatttcgagctgagtattcactacttatctttttctcgaaatcgtgtgttggtaaagcgttttgctttgatcaagtttatcttcacctagtgacggaagtcatgaaaagtttcaattactttgagaattgctctgacgtgaaacggtctgtgaataacggctatataacgtcctctgagaatgtctcaatgattggaatgagagtttagattacataaccatgtattccttaatccgaagtttccgaactttgttcattgagagaaaccggaggaattggctttgccaagtccgcgaacccagtttgcgaactcagtccgcgaactgtcggaagttcttggaccgaaaatttctgctgggattccaaattcgttcgtgaagttcaagtccgcaaacctagtccacgaacttgcggaagtctctttgccgagattttttgctgagtttggaaaactctgcaggttgccttaattccgcgaacttgtttgtgagcttaagtggttatgatctaaagatgtgctatgaacatgaaacttaaattactaaggaatgctttatgcaaaccgtggctataaagttcatgagcggattcaatcgaatcgaatcatctttgtttcaattgtgtcttgtgtagttacataagatctcatagcaattgaacaactctctaactagttcatttgagtcaattgaactagttatggtgaagaagaactaggttaatatgaattgctcatatggttaaccttttgggttactatgttgaaccaacatacacgtacacgtttgggcatggttttcacaaacctagtaaacgtctacccaagtgtgtgtgacaagctaagttttcgatctaacggttgagaaatattagcttgaatctaaatcaggttttcatctaacggtgaatatggattgctttgtaactaaggaaaaaccctgatttgaaggctatataaaggagacatctagcattgtgcaaaactaatccccacacgtttgtgtgatactagtgcgctcgctagagttgattctcctttaacctttggttttcttctctaaaaccaggttaacgacttaaagacttcattgggattatgaagccagaccgatactacttttatcgtagttgtgtgatctgatcttgcatcttctatcgtacgagtacaatctttgattggcttgagatcgtgagagttctctgataggaaagataaagaagtcacaaacattttcgtctcactgtttgtgattcctcgacaaaccacttgtgtagtcaagaaagattgttgagaggtgattgattaatctaggttgttcttcgggaatataagatcggattatcaattggttcctgttcaccttgattttatatcttaagacggaacaaaaacctagggtttttctgtgggatacggatttatcctttgatagacttttctgtgtgagacagatttgtttattaccaaatctgcgattttgggttgcaacaactcttagttgtgggtgagatcagctaagggaatcaagtgcgcagtatcctgctgggatcagaggcgtaggagtacaactgtaccttgatttaGTGGGAGacggattggggttcaactatagtccagtccgaagttagcttgtagtaggctagtgtctgtagcggcttaacacaatgtgtattcaatctggactaggtcccggggtttttctgcatttgcggtttcctcgttaacaaaacttctggtgtctgtgttatttcttttccgcattatattttttatataattgaaataatacaggttgtgcgttaaagatcatcaattggaaatccaaagcAGTCACAGAATCCGTGGAGCGAAGAGACGGGTCTAAATTCTTTCTGAATGGTAGTGCAGGGACAGGAAAGACATTTGTCTACAACGCCATTGCTGCGAGCTGCTGTTTGAAGGGAGATATTGTTTTGACTGTTGCATCGTCCGGTAAATATATCCCATTGCTTAATATTCTATGTTTATAAATCATTTATTATATTGATCTAATTTTGATTATTAAATTGCATTTATTTACATATACCAGGAATAGCTTCCTTGCTTTTGGAGGGAGGCTGTACTGCACATTCAACATTCAGAATTCCTATAGATATAACAAGCACCAACGTTTGTTCAATAGCTAAACAAAAGGAAGAAGCTAAATTTATAAAACATGCGACTTTGATTATATGGGATGAGGTGTCGATGCAACATAGGAATTGTATTGAGGCGGTAAACAAGTTGCTCCAGGATATTCATGAAAATAAGAAAGATGACTTCGGAGGTGTGACTTTCGTTATGGGAGGAGACTTCAGGCAGACTTTCCCAGTGATGCCGAATGGAGGCCAGGCAGAAATAGTGGGGGTGTGCATCCGGAGATCTTATTTATGGGATAACATAAAGGTTTTGACACTCACCAAAAATATGCGGCTAGATATGCAAGAACCGGAAAATCGAGCGTACGCGGATTTCCTACTCAAGGTAATTATCTTTGCTGTCTCTCCGTACATCTTAGATTCGGTTAATTGGTGATAGTACCTCAGGTAACCATGATAGATTATAGTTGGAGCTTATATTAACACAACTGATTAAACTtcttatcttattttatgttctgCAGGTCGGTTCCGAACTAGTCGACAAAGTTGATCTGCCATCAGCTGTGAACGTATGTAAAACAGAAGAGAGCTAAAAACAAAGATTTATCCCTGCCTCACAAAAACACAAATCTGGAGAGGGGATGAGGAGCGTTACGAACAAGTTTCGGAGGAGGAACTAACTAACGGAATGATTCTCACGGCACGCAATGATGATGTTAATGAGATTAATGTCGAGGCACTTAATTTTTTGGACGGAGATACACGCACATATCTAGCATCTAATAGGTTGACTCCCAAGGAAAGTGGTAGGATACCACCTATAAGCAATGAATTTCTGCAAAATATAAACCCTCCAGGAATGCCTTTATTCAAACTACAACTCAAAGTTGGGTGTCCGATAATTCTGATGAGAAATCTCGCTCCCTTGGAGGGAATTTGCAATTGAACAAGGTTGTTGGTGACGCACTGCGGGAAGTATCTTATACAAGCAAAAATTCTATCGGGAAAGAAGAGCAAGATCGGAGAAAAAGTGATGTTGCCTAGGATATCATTCCATCCCAATATTTCAGAGTTGAACATAAATATGCTCAGACGCCAGTTTTCGATTCGGTTGGCGTATGCAATGACGATCAACAA
This is a stretch of genomic DNA from Papaver somniferum cultivar HN1 chromosome 1, ASM357369v1, whole genome shotgun sequence. It encodes these proteins:
- the LOC113355827 gene encoding uncharacterized protein LOC113355827 yields the protein MENPNWTEVQEALYPHQTATDRPDLVARVFEMKRKALMDEIVEKKVFGDVVGYVYTIEFQKRGSPHMHALIYLEKSQIQLTRNKDSPCMKKENCTKHYPKSYNDTTCLDGGGYSVYRRRNNGVEVDVHGGHKATNIDIVPYNPHLLRMFNCHINVEEIPHMERLAIHLKGMQRIVYESEASTEGVTQIAENYKSKLMAYFEYYDENPDAPAYTYQDFLQHMVWKKDISK